Sequence from the Hamadaea flava genome:
GGGTGGACCGGGATCAGGCCGAGGGCGTACCGGAGGACCAGGTAGAGCACGATCGCCTGGGCGGTGCCGACGACGGCGGCCGGCAGGTATCCGGCGTACGCCACGCGCCAGGCGGGGGCGCCGGAGACGGCGTGCCGCCGGGTCAGCGGCCGGAGCAGCATGTAGGTCAGCATCGCGCCGACCCACAGCGCCAACGCCAGGAAGTAGGGCGCGAATCCGACGCCGTAGGTGGCCGCCGCGTGCCGCGTGTCGCGCTGGAGCGCCACCGGGTCGCCGAGGACGCCCGCCCGGGCCGCCCGATCGTCGGCGTCGTAGCCGGGGATCTGCGACGCGCCGTCGGCGAGTCCGTTCGCCAGCCGCAGCGCGCCGGAGTCCAGCGTCGCGAGGCCCGTGGCCAGGCTGCGCGTACCGGCGGAGAGGTCGGCCAGCCCGCCGTCCAGTTGCCGGGCGCCGGACGAGAGCCGGTAAAGCCCACCCGACAACTGGTGCGCGCTGGTCGCTGCGGTGTGCGTACCCTCCTGCAATTGAGAAGCGCCACTGGCGAGCGCGGTGAGGCCGGCGGAAAGCTGGTCCACCTGGGATCGGGCGGCGGCGACGCGGTCCGCGAGGGTGGGCGCGGCCTGGGCCACGGCGCGGGCCTGCGCCGCGACGGTGCGCAACTGGTCCGCGAGCCGGTCCAGGTCCGCGGTCGCGAGCCGATCGCGCAGGTCGCGCGCGGTCTGGGTGGCCTCGGCGGCGGCTTGGCGGGCGGCGACGTAGGCCGCGTCGTCGGCCAGTCCGGGGGTCGCCGCGGCCAGCGAGTCGAGTTTCTGTTCGACCTCAGTGGTACGCCCAACGGCGCGGTCGGCGACCGCCGGCAATTCGTCGAGGTGAGCGGCGATGGCGTCGGCTCCGGTCGCGATGGCCGTGGCCGCGGCCGCGATGTCGTCGGCGTGTTCGCGGAGCGCCGGTTCGGCGGTGTCGGCCGCCTCGTCCACGAGCGCCGCGAGCTGGCGACCGCCCGCCGCCGCCTGGGCTGTGCCGTCCGCGAGCTGGTCGGACCCGGCGGCGAGAGTGTCCAAACCGGACGCCAACTGGGCCGACCCCGAGGCGGCCGCGGCGGTGCCGTCGGCGATCTTCCCGGCGCCGCCCTGCGCTTGACCGGCCCCGGTCGCCAGCTTGCCCGCGCCGGCGCTCGCGTCGTCCGCGCCGTCGGCGAGCTGGGCCGCGCCGTCGGCCGCTTCGGCGGTCTGCGTCTTGAGGTCGGTGAAGCCGAGCAGCATCCGGTCGAAGTATTTCGCGGCGGCACTGCTCGCCGCGGCCGCCCGGATCTCGGTGAACGCGCTGCGGGCCAGCAGCCCGGACAGGTAGTTGGTGCTGTCGTCGCTGGTGACCTGCAGGCGACCGGCCGACGCCGGACGCCCGGCGTCGGGAGCGTCCGCCAGGTGCTGGGAGAAGTCGGCCGGGATCACCAGGATCAGGTGGTACTCGCCGCTTTCCAGACCGCGTTCGGCGTCGGCGCGGTTGGTCGGGATCCAGCCGAAGACTTGGCGGTCGACGAGTTCGTCGGCGAGATCCCGCCCGGCGTGCACGACGTCGCCGGCGCTGCTCGTAGCGGCCTGGTCGGCCTGGACGAGCGCGACCGGGATGTGCTTGAGGTTGCCGTAGGGGTCCCAGAACGCGGCCAGGTAGAGCGCGCCGTAGAGCAGGGGGACGACGGTCAGGACCGCGAGCGCGGCGCGGGTCAGCCGATGCCGGCCGAATCGGCGCAGCTCGGAACGAGCAGGGCTCATCGGGTGATCTCCACGATCTGATCGGGGGCGTACGCGGTCGCCTCGCGCGCGGTGAGGACCACGGCCCGGCCGGTGGCCCGCAGCGCGGCGGCGAGGTCGCGTTGTTCGTCGAAGGTGAGCCCGAGGTCGGCGTCGTCGACGGCGATCACCGCCGGATCGGCGAGCAGGGCCAGCTCGATCATGAGGCGGTGCCGATCGATCGGCGTCAGCTCGCCGGCCTTCGTCATGAGGTCGAACGGCAGACGCTGTCCGGCCTGGTCGAGAGCCTGCTTGTGGCGTACGCGGCGGGCCCGGGTCGGCAGCCCGATCGGGCGCAGCAGCCGGAGGCGTTCGTCGAGGTGTTCCTGGGCGGTCAGCATCGGCTCCGGCTCGTGTACGCCGGGGACCAGCCCGAGCGCGGTCTTGGCGCGGACCACGACGCCGTGGCGGTGCCGGAAGTTCCCCGTCAGGGAGAGCAGGGCGGCCGTCCGGCCGCTGCCGGGCGTCCCGGTGAGCACGACCAGCTCGCCTGGGTAGACCTCCAGGTCGAACCGTCCGAACACCGCTCGACTGGTGTGATGACCGAGCCCGCGGGCCGCCAGGACCGGGGCGGGCACCGCGGGCTCTTCAGTCGTGTCCCCTGCATTGAGCGGCAGCGGTCCGGCCGTCGCGTCGTCCGCGCTTCCCTCATCGCACGTCGCCGGGTCGGT
This genomic interval carries:
- a CDS encoding YhgE/Pip family protein; protein product: MSPARSELRRFGRHRLTRAALAVLTVVPLLYGALYLAAFWDPYGNLKHIPVALVQADQAATSSAGDVVHAGRDLADELVDRQVFGWIPTNRADAERGLESGEYHLILVIPADFSQHLADAPDAGRPASAGRLQVTSDDSTNYLSGLLARSAFTEIRAAAASSAAAKYFDRMLLGFTDLKTQTAEAADGAAQLADGADDASAGAGKLATGAGQAQGGAGKIADGTAAAASGSAQLASGLDTLAAGSDQLADGTAQAAAGGRQLAALVDEAADTAEPALREHADDIAAAATAIATGADAIAAHLDELPAVADRAVGRTTEVEQKLDSLAAATPGLADDAAYVAARQAAAEATQTARDLRDRLATADLDRLADQLRTVAAQARAVAQAAPTLADRVAAARSQVDQLSAGLTALASGASQLQEGTHTAATSAHQLSGGLYRLSSGARQLDGGLADLSAGTRSLATGLATLDSGALRLANGLADGASQIPGYDADDRAARAGVLGDPVALQRDTRHAAATYGVGFAPYFLALALWVGAMLTYMLLRPLTRRHAVSGAPAWRVAYAGYLPAAVVGTAQAIVLYLVLRYALGLIPVHPAGTLGLLILTSLTFTAILQMLGAILGAPGRLVALALLMLQLTSSGGTYPVQTSPGFFQAMHPWLPMTYVIGALRRLTVGGPLDTVWTAVLVLTGFAAGCFALTALAARRSRRLTVTTLHPSSPSSPVAFRAIMN
- a CDS encoding ATP-binding cassette domain-containing protein, with product MAVNTAEVLTDPATCDEGSADDATAGPLPLNAGDTTEEPAVPAPVLAARGLGHHTSRAVFGRFDLEVYPGELVVLTGTPGSGRTAALLSLTGNFRHRHGVVVRAKTALGLVPGVHEPEPMLTAQEHLDERLRLLRPIGLPTRARRVRHKQALDQAGQRLPFDLMTKAGELTPIDRHRLMIELALLADPAVIAVDDADLGLTFDEQRDLAAALRATGRAVVLTAREATAYAPDQIVEITR